One window from the genome of Oceanidesulfovibrio indonesiensis encodes:
- a CDS encoding PP2C family protein-serine/threonine phosphatase, with protein MPIVIHTHAFGITDVGRRRDTNQDTFLIDRDLGLFVVADGMGGRQGGGVASQLVTETVSTQLRRHLARDAPAPDPNDPVFVDDEERQLARKGRLLKGAVLASNRAVFEKSSQHAALRGMGSTLAAVLLNEDVLEIANVGDSPIYLLRGGAIHLVSVIHTVEAEHAAKIASGELAADSPPLDKRYRHVLTRAVGVAPGVKVQMRELRFYDGDQLLLCSDGLSNKVDPDEMLDVAERNNPEATCRKLVNLANERGGEDNICVVNVRLGIEDVDGEDDEDELLRLKPSIFTIMGRLLGKG; from the coding sequence GTGCCCATTGTCATCCACACACACGCATTCGGAATAACCGACGTCGGCCGGCGGCGTGACACCAACCAGGACACCTTTCTCATCGACAGGGACCTCGGCCTCTTCGTGGTGGCGGACGGCATGGGCGGACGCCAGGGCGGCGGCGTGGCCAGCCAACTCGTCACGGAAACCGTCAGCACCCAGCTGCGACGCCATCTCGCCCGGGATGCGCCGGCTCCCGATCCCAACGACCCTGTGTTCGTGGACGACGAAGAGCGCCAACTCGCCAGAAAGGGCCGGCTGCTCAAAGGCGCCGTGCTCGCGTCCAACCGCGCGGTCTTCGAAAAATCATCACAGCATGCGGCACTGCGCGGTATGGGTTCCACCTTGGCCGCCGTTTTGCTCAATGAGGATGTCCTCGAAATCGCCAACGTGGGCGACAGCCCCATTTACCTGCTGCGCGGGGGCGCCATCCACCTGGTCTCCGTGATCCACACCGTGGAGGCCGAACACGCCGCCAAAATCGCTTCCGGCGAGCTGGCCGCGGATTCTCCGCCTTTGGACAAACGCTACCGTCACGTGCTCACCCGCGCCGTGGGCGTGGCTCCAGGCGTGAAGGTCCAGATGCGGGAACTGCGTTTCTACGACGGCGATCAGCTGCTGCTCTGTTCGGACGGCCTGTCCAACAAAGTGGACCCTGACGAGATGCTCGATGTCGCCGAGCGCAACAACCCGGAAGCAACCTGCCGCAAGCTCGTGAACCTGGCCAACGAACGCGGAGGCGAGGACAACATCTGCGTGGTCAACGTGCGTCTGGGCATCGAGGATGTGGACGGC
- a CDS encoding 4Fe-4S double cluster binding domain-containing protein — protein sequence MHDTRLVRQELEEQARAWGADCVAVADTVRLQGLETEPADLLHGYQRAVSMAVHLADGIMDPITDGPTPLYSSHYQRVNALLDDIAIRATGLLQSHGAKALPIPASQILCEERYYSYISHKAVAIAAGLGWQGKSLLLVTPQYGPRVRLVTVLTDMALPADEPSKNRCGTCTFCADACPSGAIKNVNTDLHYATRNEAIDLDACVKQLKRFGELEHINPYLCGVCVAACPWGRKKAKRCSWVAE from the coding sequence ATGCACGACACACGACTCGTACGACAGGAGCTGGAGGAACAGGCCCGGGCATGGGGCGCCGACTGCGTGGCGGTGGCGGATACCGTACGTCTGCAAGGTCTGGAAACCGAACCCGCAGATCTGCTGCATGGGTACCAACGCGCCGTATCCATGGCCGTGCACCTTGCCGACGGCATCATGGATCCCATCACGGACGGTCCCACGCCGCTGTACTCGTCCCATTACCAGCGGGTAAACGCCCTGCTGGACGACATCGCGATTCGCGCCACGGGTTTGTTGCAATCCCACGGCGCGAAGGCGCTGCCCATCCCGGCCAGTCAGATTCTGTGCGAAGAGCGTTACTATTCCTACATCTCGCACAAGGCTGTGGCCATAGCCGCCGGGTTGGGGTGGCAGGGCAAGTCTCTACTGCTGGTGACACCGCAATATGGTCCCCGCGTGCGGCTCGTCACGGTGCTCACGGACATGGCGCTGCCGGCCGACGAGCCGAGCAAGAACCGCTGCGGCACCTGCACGTTCTGTGCGGATGCCTGTCCGTCCGGGGCCATAAAAAACGTGAACACGGACTTGCACTACGCCACGCGCAACGAAGCCATCGACCTTGACGCCTGTGTGAAGCAGCTCAAACGTTTCGGCGAGTTGGAGCACATCAACCCCTATCTCTGCGGGGTGTGCGTTGCGGCGTGTCCGTGGGGGCGGAAGAAAGCGAAGAGGTGTAGCTGGGTTGCCGAATGA
- the pal gene encoding peptidoglycan-associated lipoprotein Pal, which yields MRTKHLTISALLVCLALLLGAGCAKQQVAPAGAEGTTGMNQSEIEARSLSESQRIVLSEKIYFDFDKYDLSPEARAVLDRKAQLIRSKPNLKVLIEGHCDERGTQEYNLALGERRAKAAERYLLMLGVPAAQLETVSYGEERPAVIGHNENAWAQNRRDEFQAVW from the coding sequence ATGCGCACCAAACACCTGACAATTTCCGCGCTTCTCGTTTGCCTCGCGCTGCTTCTGGGCGCGGGCTGCGCCAAACAGCAGGTGGCCCCTGCTGGCGCCGAAGGCACAACCGGCATGAACCAGAGCGAGATCGAGGCCCGCAGCCTGTCCGAATCGCAACGCATCGTTCTGAGCGAGAAAATCTACTTCGATTTCGACAAATACGATCTCTCCCCAGAGGCGCGCGCCGTGCTGGACCGTAAAGCCCAGCTCATCCGCTCCAAGCCCAACCTCAAGGTGCTCATCGAAGGCCACTGCGATGAACGCGGCACCCAGGAGTACAACCTCGCCCTGGGCGAACGCCGCGCCAAAGCCGCCGAACGGTATCTGCTGATGCTCGGCGTGCCGGCCGCCCAGTTGGAGACCGTGAGCTACGGCGAAGAGCGCCCCGCGGTCATCGGCCACAACGAGAACGCCTGGGCCCAGAACCGCCGCGACGAGTTCCAGGCCGTCTGGTAG
- a CDS encoding type II toxin-antitoxin system VapC family toxin: protein MVLHYVQNISGNLRDDGYIEEMDYVQKILAAAKDGSIYLISSAITKIECLHDGSEGAVSQEAIRLFKSILDSGRVVRTISVSNVIIENARQMYWDKFPMPSNIDKIHIASAIFTECSEIITFDNYNRAKKKNDFACIEELCKQYGLSIVYPSESAIAKMEYVDWVKAQRAKAQKDASKGRQEQMRLLT, encoded by the coding sequence GTGGTATTGCATTATGTTCAAAATATCTCTGGCAACTTGAGAGATGATGGCTATATAGAAGAAATGGATTATGTTCAAAAAATTTTGGCTGCTGCCAAAGATGGGTCAATATATTTAATAAGTTCTGCAATTACAAAGATAGAATGCTTACATGATGGTAGTGAGGGCGCAGTGTCGCAAGAGGCGATCAGATTATTTAAGTCAATTTTAGATTCAGGAAGAGTAGTCAGGACGATCAGTGTAAGTAATGTTATTATTGAAAATGCACGTCAAATGTATTGGGATAAGTTTCCAATGCCCTCTAATATAGATAAGATCCATATTGCGTCGGCTATTTTTACTGAATGTAGTGAGATAATAACGTTTGATAACTATAACAGAGCTAAAAAGAAGAATGACTTCGCGTGTATTGAGGAATTGTGTAAGCAATACGGCTTGTCTATTGTGTATCCGAGTGAATCAGCGATTGCAAAAATGGAATATGTAGATTGGGTTAAGGCGCAGAGAGCGAAAGCACAGAAGGATGCGTCTAAAGGTAGGCAAGAGCAAATGAGATTACTTACTTAG
- a CDS encoding DNA-3-methyladenine glycosylase I has product MQRCDWAEGSSPLDIRYHDEQWGVPVHEDRMLFEMLILEGAQAGLSWSTILRKREGYRQAFDNFDAAAIAGYSDAKIDELRRNPAIIRNKAKIDAAVTNARCFLEVQKEYGSFDAYIWSFVGGAPVNNDWKSLSDIPATSPESENMSKDLKRRGFKFVGPTICYAFMQAVGMVNDHLVSCFRHQEVRELYDWNEKT; this is encoded by the coding sequence ATGCAACGCTGCGACTGGGCTGAAGGATCCTCTCCCCTGGACATTCGATACCACGACGAGCAATGGGGCGTGCCGGTGCACGAAGACCGCATGCTGTTCGAAATGCTTATCCTGGAGGGCGCCCAGGCCGGGCTGAGCTGGTCCACCATTCTGCGCAAACGCGAAGGCTACCGCCAGGCGTTCGACAACTTCGACGCCGCCGCCATTGCCGGGTACTCGGATGCGAAGATCGATGAACTGCGGCGGAATCCGGCGATCATCCGCAACAAGGCCAAGATCGACGCGGCCGTGACCAACGCACGGTGCTTCCTGGAGGTTCAGAAGGAGTACGGCAGCTTCGACGCCTACATCTGGTCTTTCGTGGGCGGTGCGCCTGTCAACAACGACTGGAAGAGCCTGTCCGACATCCCGGCGACTTCGCCGGAGTCCGAAAACATGAGCAAGGACCTCAAGAGGCGCGGCTTCAAGTTCGTCGGCCCTACCATCTGCTACGCATTCATGCAGGCGGTGGGGATGGTCAACGACCATCTCGTCTCCTGCTTCCGCCACCAGGAAGTCAGGGAGCTGTACGACTGGAATGAGAAAACATGA